In Physeter macrocephalus isolate SW-GA chromosome 2, ASM283717v5, whole genome shotgun sequence, a single window of DNA contains:
- the CYTIP gene encoding cytohesin-interacting protein, which produces MSLQRLMQQSSNGNFVEYCAGPAYSSYPTLTGSFPMDDNRRLQMLADTVATLPRGRKQLALTRSSSLGDFSWSQRKLVTLEKQDNGKFGFEIQTYRLQNQNTCSSEMYTLICKIQEDSPAHCAGLQAGDVLANINGVSTEGFTHKQVVDLIRSSGKLLTIETLNGSMILKRTELEAKLQVLKQTLKRKWVEFRSLQLQEQRLLHGDAANCPSLENMDIDESALFGPLPGSALLDRSPLSSESSCKSCLSSMTIDSEDGYQTCVSEDSSREAFSRQTSTDDECFVLKDGDDFLKRCSSRRNQSISSASSGSMSPLWEGNFSSMFGTLPRKSRRGSVRKQLLKFIPGLHRAVEEEESRF; this is translated from the exons ATGTCTTTACAAAGGCTCATGCAACAGAGCAGCAATGGCAATTTCGTGGAGTACTGCGCTGGTCCAGCGTATAGCTCTTACCCCACACTCACAGGCAGCTTTCCCATGGATGATAATAGGAGGCTTCAAATGCTGGCAGATACTGTGGCTACTTTGCCTCGGGGAAGAAAGCAG CTTGCTCTGACGAGATCAAGTTCTTTAGGTGACTTTTCCTGGTCTCAAAg aaaGCTTGTTACTTTGGAGAAACAAGATAATGGAAAATTTGGGTTTGAAATTCAG ACTTACAGGCTCCAAAACCAGAACACCTGCTCCTCAGAGATGTACACCCTGATCTGCAAAATCCAGGAGGATAGCCCAGCACACTGCGCTGGCCTGCAAGCTG GTGATGTCCTTGCAAATATCAATGGTGTGAGCACAGAAGGTTTTACCCACAAACAAGTTGTTGACCTGATCAGATCATCAGGAAAACTGCTAAC gaTAGAGACTCTTAATGGATCAATGATTCTCAAAAGAACAGAGCTTGAGGCAAAGCTGCAAGTTTTAAAG caaACCTTGAAGAGAAAATGGGTGGAGTTCAGATCTCTGCAGTTACAGGAACAGCGCCTGCTTCATG GTGATGCAGCTAACTGCCCAAGTTTGGAAAATATGGACATAGATGAATCAGCTTTGTTTGGACCCCTGCCTGGTTCAGCTCTCCTGGACCGGAGTCCATTATCCAGTGAGAGCAGCTGTAAGAGCTGCCTGAGCTCCATGACGATAGACAGTGAGGATGGGTACCAGACATGTGTGTCTGAAGACTCGAGCAGGGAAGCCTTCAGCCGGCAGACAAGCACAGATGATGAGTGTTTTGTCCTCAAGGATGGGGATGATTTTCTGAAGAGGTGTTCTTCGAGGAGGAACCAGAGCATTAGTTCTGCTAGTAGTGGGTCCATGTCTCCCTTGTGGGAAGGCAACTTCTCAAGCATGTTTGGGACTCTGCCCAGGAAAAGCAGAAGGGGAAGTGTCCGGAAACAGCTCTTAAAATTCATCCCTGGCCTTCATCGCGctgtggaagaggaagagagtcGCTTTTAA